Proteins from a single region of Catenulispora acidiphila DSM 44928:
- a CDS encoding STM4013/SEN3800 family hydrolase has protein sequence MHSIVGSHDLLFVTLDTLRHDVAVEELAAGRLPNLARVLPDGWERRHTPGSFTFAAHSAFFAGFLPTPDTPGRHPRLFAARFGGSETTAEDTWVFDEPDLVAGLRKAGYRTVCVGGVGFFNPESRLGQVLPGYFDESHWSAATGVTDPDSFAHQVGVVEQVVAAQPEEQPLFLFVNVPALHQPNWFYLDGATKDAGDTRASHAAALRYVDTHIGRLFTLMAARRACFTIVCSDHGTAYGEDGHVGHRIGHDVVWTVPYADFVLPKGYEG, from the coding sequence ATGCACTCGATCGTCGGGAGTCACGACCTCCTGTTCGTCACCCTCGACACCCTCCGCCACGACGTCGCCGTCGAAGAACTCGCCGCCGGCCGCCTCCCGAACCTCGCCCGAGTCCTTCCCGACGGCTGGGAGCGGCGGCACACGCCGGGCTCGTTCACCTTCGCCGCGCACTCCGCGTTCTTCGCAGGCTTCCTGCCGACGCCGGACACGCCAGGGCGGCATCCGCGGTTGTTCGCCGCACGCTTCGGCGGCAGCGAGACCACAGCCGAGGACACCTGGGTGTTCGACGAGCCGGATCTGGTCGCCGGGCTGCGCAAAGCCGGGTACCGGACCGTCTGCGTCGGGGGAGTGGGGTTCTTCAATCCGGAGAGCCGGCTCGGGCAGGTGCTGCCGGGTTACTTCGACGAGTCCCACTGGTCGGCGGCGACCGGCGTGACCGACCCGGATTCTTTCGCCCACCAGGTCGGCGTCGTGGAGCAGGTGGTCGCGGCGCAGCCGGAGGAGCAGCCGCTGTTCCTGTTCGTGAACGTCCCGGCTCTGCACCAGCCGAACTGGTTCTATCTCGACGGCGCGACCAAGGACGCCGGTGACACGCGCGCGTCGCACGCGGCGGCTTTGCGTTACGTGGACACGCACATCGGGCGGCTGTTCACGCTCATGGCGGCGCGCCGCGCGTGCTTCACCATCGTCTGCTCCGACCACGGAACCGCCTACGGCGAGGACGGTCACGTCGGGCATCGCATCGGCCATGACGTGGTCTGGACGGTGCCCTATGCCGATTTCGTGCTGCCGAAGGGATATGAGGGCTGA
- a CDS encoding STM4015 family protein, with protein sequence MSFYEHITEFAGRPVVDFPADPALPTPAEAADPGAVAWRLDCNKDGEYFDLDFPDLLAAFLERVPSTCVEALVTGQWLEWGEDDCTVVRDLVAVADRLPALRALFFNDLIDEQSQPSWIYVPQVGPLLDAFPNLAELWVRGTPEGMVSAEGINPLIPATKHAALRKLVFQSGGLPASTVRAVAECEFPELTHLEIYLGDPNYGGDATVADLAPLLEAGRFPRLRHLGLKDSTIQDAVAAAVAQAPVVAQLETLDLSLGTLGDEGAAALLAGQPLDHLRRLDLSHHYLSPQMQSRVRQAWPTVEIDLSDAQREDRWGRYIAVAE encoded by the coding sequence ATGTCTTTCTACGAGCACATCACAGAGTTCGCCGGTCGGCCGGTCGTGGACTTCCCCGCCGACCCCGCGCTGCCGACGCCGGCCGAGGCCGCCGATCCCGGCGCCGTGGCCTGGCGCCTCGACTGCAACAAGGACGGCGAGTACTTCGACCTCGACTTCCCCGACCTGCTCGCGGCGTTCCTCGAGCGGGTACCGAGTACCTGCGTCGAGGCGCTGGTCACCGGGCAGTGGCTGGAGTGGGGCGAGGACGACTGCACCGTCGTGCGCGATCTGGTCGCGGTCGCCGACCGGCTGCCGGCGTTGCGGGCGCTGTTCTTCAATGACCTGATCGACGAGCAGAGCCAGCCGTCGTGGATCTACGTGCCGCAGGTGGGTCCGCTGCTGGACGCCTTCCCGAACCTGGCTGAACTCTGGGTCCGCGGAACGCCCGAAGGCATGGTCAGTGCCGAGGGCATCAACCCTCTGATTCCAGCGACGAAACACGCCGCGCTGCGCAAGCTCGTCTTCCAGTCCGGCGGCCTGCCCGCCAGCACGGTCCGCGCCGTGGCCGAGTGCGAGTTCCCCGAGCTCACGCACCTGGAGATCTACCTCGGCGACCCGAACTATGGCGGCGACGCGACCGTCGCAGACCTCGCTCCCCTCCTAGAAGCAGGACGCTTCCCCCGCCTGCGGCATCTCGGGCTGAAGGACTCCACGATCCAGGACGCCGTGGCAGCGGCAGTCGCGCAGGCGCCGGTCGTCGCGCAGCTGGAAACGCTGGACCTGTCCCTGGGAACGCTTGGCGACGAAGGTGCGGCGGCGCTGCTCGCCGGGCAGCCGCTCGACCACCTGCGCCGGCTGGACCTGAGCCACCACTACCTCTCGCCGCAGATGCAGAGCCGGGTACGGCAGGCGTGGCCGACCGTCGAGATCGACCTGTCCGACGCTCAGCGCGAGGATCGATGGGGTCGGTACATCGCGGTGGCTGAATGA
- a CDS encoding STM4012 family radical SAM protein encodes MLNGPYESYVYAYPHKTAYRPLVPKPLLSDVWRGEGRDALSFYTHIPFCEVRCGFCNLFTRTGAPESLTTAYLDALERQAIAVRAALDESGPAPRFANAAIGGGTPTYLSPDELSRLFDIAEKVVGVGLGAIPLSVEASPATATPDRLTVLAERGTTRLSLGVQSFDDVEARSAVRPQKAADVFAALDAVRAADIPVLNVDLIYGIEGQTRESWRASLQTALRWMPEEIYLYPLYVRPLTGLGRLNLNHDAEWDAQRLDLYRCGRDFLLENGYEQVSMRMFRRLDAPVVEGGEDYACQTDGMIGLGCGARSYTASLHYSFDYAVSASEVRGIIDEYVATTDFSRVEVGYRLDADEQARRFLIQSLLQADGMERGDAVERFSAELALLNDRGFLESVSDRASASASASGADGRLRLTPEGLAWSDAVGPMFFSEQVRAAMRAYELK; translated from the coding sequence ATGCTGAACGGTCCCTACGAGTCCTACGTGTACGCCTATCCGCACAAGACGGCGTATCGGCCGCTCGTGCCGAAGCCGCTGCTGTCCGACGTCTGGCGCGGCGAGGGTCGCGATGCGCTCTCCTTTTATACGCATATCCCGTTCTGTGAAGTCCGCTGTGGTTTCTGCAACCTGTTCACTCGAACCGGCGCGCCGGAGTCGCTGACGACGGCGTACCTCGACGCTTTGGAACGGCAGGCGATCGCGGTCCGTGCGGCGCTGGACGAATCCGGTCCCGCGCCCCGCTTCGCCAACGCGGCGATCGGTGGCGGCACGCCGACGTATCTGAGCCCTGATGAGCTTTCGCGGCTGTTCGACATCGCCGAGAAGGTGGTCGGCGTCGGTCTCGGCGCGATCCCGTTGTCCGTCGAGGCGTCGCCGGCGACCGCCACCCCCGACCGGCTGACGGTGCTCGCCGAGCGCGGGACGACGCGGCTCAGCCTGGGCGTGCAGAGCTTCGATGACGTCGAAGCCCGCTCGGCGGTGCGTCCGCAGAAGGCAGCTGACGTCTTCGCCGCTCTGGACGCCGTCCGCGCCGCCGACATCCCGGTGTTGAACGTCGATCTGATCTACGGCATCGAGGGGCAGACCCGCGAGTCTTGGCGGGCTTCCCTTCAGACAGCTTTGCGCTGGATGCCGGAGGAGATCTATCTCTATCCGCTTTATGTCAGACCACTGACCGGTCTCGGTCGACTGAACCTGAACCATGACGCCGAGTGGGACGCGCAGCGTTTGGATCTCTACCGCTGCGGCCGCGATTTCCTGCTGGAGAACGGCTACGAGCAAGTGTCCATGCGGATGTTCCGCCGCCTGGACGCGCCGGTCGTCGAGGGCGGCGAGGACTACGCCTGCCAGACGGACGGCATGATCGGTCTGGGCTGCGGCGCACGGTCGTATACCGCGTCGCTGCACTACTCCTTCGACTACGCGGTCTCGGCGTCGGAAGTGCGCGGGATCATCGACGAGTACGTTGCGACCACCGACTTCAGCCGCGTCGAGGTCGGCTATCGGCTCGATGCGGATGAGCAGGCACGCAGGTTCCTGATTCAGTCGCTGCTTCAAGCGGACGGGATGGAGCGGGGCGACGCGGTTGAGCGCTTCAGTGCGGAGCTGGCGTTGCTGAACGACCGCGGCTTCCTGGAGTCGGTGTCGGATCGGGCATCGGCTTCGGCATCGGCTTCAGGAGCAGACGGTCGGCTGCGGCTCACCCCCGAAGGCCTCGCATGGTCCGATGCGGTCGGCCCGATGTTCTTCTCCGAGCAGGTGCGCGCCGCGATGCGCGCCTACGAGCTGAAGTAG
- a CDS encoding DUF6745 domain-containing protein, with the protein MPATAIDVTPHPDLTADGIVAVAAATRDAWRAIALSTEAVDRQATEETVLRLYAESLPDSAPPEIIWCRSPLEAARLVAADAERLGAPARDRVRDLTWSVGRARLAERLGPREFGRVWQAACGDLAPLISTLIARIATAVEEHADPEDIAERTALRIALTHAVHGQFDASWLPLYEASGMACGLGRMARSAGWWWPFENAVILTERPLALRLDDQDRLHHGDGPALVYADGFAVYSWRGTPLTEEFGRRLAATSPDTIRAEENAELRRIMVEHYTPERFLKESGAQPVQEDEAGKLWRIAMGDDESIVLVEVVNSSPEPDGTFNVYFLRVPPSMLTAKAGVAWTFGLTEDEYQPLRQT; encoded by the coding sequence ATGCCGGCCACCGCGATCGACGTGACCCCGCACCCCGACCTGACCGCCGACGGCATCGTCGCGGTCGCCGCCGCCACGCGGGACGCCTGGCGCGCGATCGCCTTGTCCACCGAGGCTGTCGACCGGCAGGCGACCGAGGAGACGGTGCTCCGGCTCTACGCCGAGTCCCTGCCGGACTCGGCGCCGCCGGAGATCATCTGGTGCCGCTCCCCCTTGGAAGCCGCGCGCCTGGTGGCCGCCGACGCCGAGCGCCTCGGCGCCCCCGCGCGCGACCGTGTCAGGGACCTGACCTGGTCGGTGGGCCGCGCCCGGCTCGCCGAACGCCTCGGCCCGCGCGAGTTCGGCCGGGTCTGGCAGGCGGCGTGCGGCGACCTCGCCCCGCTGATCAGCACCCTGATCGCGCGCATCGCCACCGCCGTGGAGGAGCACGCCGATCCCGAGGACATCGCCGAGCGCACCGCCCTGCGCATCGCCCTGACCCACGCTGTCCACGGCCAGTTCGACGCCTCCTGGCTCCCGCTCTACGAAGCCTCCGGCATGGCGTGCGGCCTGGGCCGGATGGCGCGCTCGGCGGGCTGGTGGTGGCCGTTCGAGAACGCGGTCATCCTCACCGAGCGCCCGCTCGCGCTCCGCCTGGACGACCAGGATCGGCTGCACCACGGCGACGGACCCGCGCTGGTCTACGCCGACGGCTTCGCCGTGTACTCCTGGCGCGGCACTCCGCTGACCGAGGAGTTCGGCCGGCGCCTAGCCGCGACCAGCCCGGACACCATCCGCGCGGAGGAGAACGCCGAGCTGCGCCGGATCATGGTCGAGCACTACACGCCGGAGCGCTTCCTGAAGGAGTCCGGCGCGCAGCCGGTCCAGGAGGACGAGGCCGGCAAGCTGTGGCGGATCGCGATGGGCGACGACGAGTCCATCGTCCTGGTCGAGGTGGTGAACTCCTCGCCGGAGCCGGACGGCACGTTCAACGTCTACTTCCTGCGCGTGCCGCCCAGCATGCTGACCGCGAAGGCCGGCGTCGCCTGGACCTTCGGCCTCACCGAGGACGAGTACCAGCCGCTCCGGCAGACTTGA
- a CDS encoding STM4014 family protein, translating to MRALSTPTFPLRFAVVGNPDNRRVTLFADAVREEGLPEPRIVPWLDVLRGDAEFHSGELVRVDSPGEDAEVTRLLRGSDEPIDMYRVEGTRQWYQGFATVLEKLEHAIDDAGAARLFTAQGVATAFDKQATHALLTDAGVPVPPVAAPDGTESAFIKIRHGSSASGVVAMTVRGPRRRAVTSAELVRTETGIELYNSLTVRTYLRDEDIDDVLAVLGRDGLHAERWVRKLSIAGRGCDLRVVTIGGRAAHAVVRTSTSPMTNLHLGGQRGDLAAFQALVGEKRWLTILDIVESAAACFPGVHCLGIDVLPGADGLDRIGEVNAYGDLLPNLMGLPGTPWEGVGTYRAQVRSLIGRHAP from the coding sequence ATGAGAGCCCTGAGCACCCCGACGTTCCCGCTGCGCTTCGCCGTCGTCGGAAACCCGGACAACCGCCGGGTGACGCTGTTCGCCGACGCCGTCCGCGAGGAAGGCTTGCCCGAGCCGCGGATCGTGCCGTGGCTCGACGTGCTGCGCGGCGACGCCGAGTTCCACTCCGGCGAGTTGGTCCGCGTCGACTCCCCAGGCGAGGACGCCGAGGTGACCCGGCTGCTGCGCGGCTCGGACGAGCCGATCGACATGTACCGCGTCGAGGGCACGCGGCAGTGGTATCAGGGTTTTGCCACAGTCCTGGAGAAGCTGGAGCACGCGATCGACGACGCCGGCGCGGCACGACTGTTCACCGCGCAAGGCGTGGCCACCGCCTTCGACAAGCAGGCGACGCACGCGCTACTGACCGACGCGGGTGTACCCGTGCCGCCAGTCGCCGCACCAGACGGCACGGAGTCGGCGTTCATCAAGATCCGGCACGGCTCCTCGGCATCCGGCGTCGTCGCCATGACCGTGCGCGGTCCGCGGCGGCGCGCGGTGACCTCGGCCGAGCTGGTACGCACCGAGACCGGCATCGAGCTCTACAACTCGCTGACCGTCCGTACCTACCTGCGCGACGAGGACATCGACGACGTCCTCGCCGTCCTCGGACGCGACGGGCTCCACGCCGAGCGCTGGGTCCGCAAGCTGAGCATCGCCGGACGCGGCTGCGACCTGCGTGTCGTCACAATCGGCGGACGTGCCGCGCATGCCGTCGTGCGCACCAGCACGTCCCCGATGACGAACCTGCACCTTGGCGGACAGCGCGGCGATCTGGCAGCGTTCCAGGCACTGGTCGGAGAGAAGCGCTGGCTGACGATCCTCGACATCGTGGAGTCGGCGGCGGCGTGCTTCCCCGGCGTGCACTGCCTCGGGATCGACGTGCTGCCCGGCGCCGACGGTCTCGACCGCATCGGCGAGGTCAACGCCTACGGCGACCTCCTGCCGAACCTCATGGGACTTCCGGGCACCCCCTGGGAAGGCGTCGGTACCTACCGCGCCCAAGTACGTTCGCTGATAGGCCGCCACGCACCATGA
- a CDS encoding FtsX-like permease family protein, producing MSRVPVATGGVLPGLVGKRAIAQRMLLLAALAVLLPALVLVTLIRMHGTTAERDGVRKALSTLPDGERTVTALYNIGSRFPADPTTRVAFLSGIEHQVHAAFTGVDTDVVHETATAPYGVVGTGAAAATAAGATPNQATYSVYFLGSNEATHHARLVAGAWPAPVPADAQPGTRTASGTEFEAAIPQTVATANHWKVGDEVDTQARMDGAEQRFKIVGVYTPVDTSSDFWQAEAYKGTGKGQEDLPTFGPAFVDQSVTAGHLLQVRQETVIASPDFSTIQTSVAATLQNRLAALDGYLAKAANSVDSDIHTTVVDQLTPQTQGIDGDLRISSRLNLLPVVELGLLALTALVLTTRLLSEHRRETDGLLRARGASVRGLLRVGVAEGLVLTAPVAAVAPFLAQLLEHGLTSSRWSTAHDNAPPISSDLWVVVAVGALATLLLLALVPVTSSASFVGVKRERSRSQVRTAVQRTGADVVVVLLGAGALWELTRFGNDPSHNGPLSVPQVVAPSVLLLAGSLVLLRVLPLIVGPLEYVAARRRAAVLALAGWRVGRMARTYAAPMALLIMAVAVGTQATVFLASADRSAADQGAHLVGADVRAADIPGGHLAVSGSFAAVPGTGAGFAAARESLFFGSGLQQLPVNVLGIDPARSANVVDLRSDLADKSWPKLSAQLATRGWDADGMSGGVALPGKPTKLTLDVRYQGQNAKPGEAGSLGALDVQAEVVDAYGAGVVVDFGGVPAADGQTHTLSGKVDAEGGTIAYPLRITALSIAYHAPLCSFYDQQGNVVPNCAVQAGGEGNAQNVTVDVGNLTADGQPATLPAGIQAHAFGEAKPGSTDSDTSGTSAAQAAYSVGTTSGSGLVHFTEYSGFGTSTAPIVTHTVDLSRSDASVGDVPVLASTQLLNTLGLKVGDSYTTKAFGPETRVHFVGSVQAMPAPYRVGDPAPGAPAENAALIVPIGFLDRGDLVSKSVNEQLEWWAKAGGGTSPTQLADRYRALHNGALVAAPAVSDRTAQAAVIRDDPIRSGMKLTLVIAAGAALLFILIGFALHSVIAMRERTTELALLNALGLSKRRTAAMLLAENLLLVVLGMVGGGALAVLTIRSELPLLILTDSGQVPIPKPVTVVDLPALAGVGAVAAVLLLGLVALVSLTRRTDGVGGTLRLGEDGR from the coding sequence ATGAGCCGTGTCCCCGTAGCAACCGGCGGCGTGCTGCCGGGCCTGGTCGGCAAGCGTGCGATCGCCCAGCGCATGCTCCTGCTGGCCGCCCTGGCGGTGCTCCTGCCGGCGCTGGTCCTGGTCACGCTCATCCGCATGCACGGCACCACCGCCGAGCGCGACGGCGTGCGCAAGGCGCTGAGCACCCTGCCCGACGGGGAGCGCACCGTGACAGCGCTCTACAACATCGGCTCCCGCTTCCCGGCGGATCCGACCACGCGCGTCGCCTTCCTGTCCGGCATCGAGCACCAGGTCCACGCCGCCTTCACCGGTGTGGACACCGATGTCGTCCACGAGACCGCGACCGCTCCCTATGGAGTCGTCGGGACCGGTGCCGCCGCCGCTACCGCCGCCGGCGCCACCCCAAATCAGGCCACGTACTCCGTCTACTTCCTCGGCAGCAACGAAGCCACCCACCACGCGCGCCTCGTCGCCGGCGCCTGGCCCGCCCCGGTCCCCGCCGACGCGCAGCCGGGCACCCGCACCGCCTCCGGCACGGAGTTCGAAGCCGCGATCCCACAGACCGTCGCCACGGCGAACCACTGGAAGGTCGGCGACGAGGTCGACACGCAGGCGCGCATGGACGGCGCGGAGCAGCGCTTCAAAATCGTCGGCGTCTACACGCCGGTCGACACCTCCAGCGACTTCTGGCAGGCCGAGGCTTATAAGGGCACTGGCAAAGGCCAGGAGGACCTGCCCACCTTCGGCCCGGCGTTCGTGGACCAGAGCGTCACCGCCGGCCACCTGCTCCAGGTCCGCCAGGAGACGGTGATCGCCTCCCCGGACTTCAGCACCATCCAGACCTCCGTCGCCGCCACCCTCCAGAACCGCCTCGCCGCCCTCGACGGTTACCTGGCCAAAGCTGCCAACAGCGTCGACTCCGACATCCACACCACCGTCGTGGACCAGCTCACCCCGCAGACCCAGGGCATCGACGGCGACCTGCGCATCAGCAGCCGCCTGAACCTGCTCCCGGTGGTCGAGCTGGGCTTGCTGGCGTTGACCGCGCTCGTCCTGACCACCCGCCTGCTGTCCGAGCACCGCCGCGAGACCGATGGTCTGCTGCGCGCCCGCGGCGCCTCGGTGCGCGGGCTGCTGCGGGTCGGCGTCGCCGAAGGGCTGGTGCTCACCGCGCCGGTGGCGGCGGTCGCGCCGTTCCTCGCCCAGCTTCTGGAACACGGCCTCACCTCCAGCCGCTGGTCCACCGCGCACGACAACGCCCCGCCGATCTCCTCCGACCTGTGGGTGGTCGTCGCGGTCGGCGCGCTGGCCACCTTGCTGCTGCTGGCTTTGGTGCCGGTGACGTCCTCGGCCAGCTTCGTCGGCGTCAAGCGCGAACGCAGCCGCTCCCAAGTGCGCACCGCCGTGCAGCGCACCGGCGCGGACGTCGTCGTGGTCCTCCTCGGCGCCGGCGCGCTCTGGGAGCTGACGCGCTTCGGCAACGACCCCTCCCACAACGGACCGCTCAGCGTGCCGCAGGTGGTCGCGCCGTCGGTACTGCTGCTCGCCGGATCCCTTGTCCTGCTGAGGGTTCTGCCGCTGATCGTCGGTCCGTTGGAGTACGTCGCCGCGCGCCGCCGGGCCGCCGTCCTCGCCCTCGCGGGCTGGCGCGTGGGACGCATGGCGCGGACCTACGCCGCCCCGATGGCCTTGCTGATCATGGCCGTCGCGGTGGGAACGCAGGCCACTGTCTTCCTCGCCTCCGCCGACCGCTCCGCCGCCGACCAGGGCGCGCACCTGGTCGGTGCCGACGTCCGCGCCGCCGACATCCCCGGCGGCCATCTCGCGGTCAGCGGCTCGTTCGCCGCCGTGCCGGGGACCGGCGCCGGGTTCGCCGCGGCGCGCGAGAGCCTGTTCTTCGGATCCGGGCTCCAGCAGCTGCCGGTCAACGTCCTGGGCATCGACCCGGCGCGCTCGGCGAACGTGGTGGATCTGCGGTCGGATCTGGCGGACAAGAGCTGGCCCAAGCTGTCGGCGCAGTTGGCGACTCGCGGCTGGGACGCCGACGGCATGTCTGGCGGCGTGGCGTTGCCCGGCAAGCCGACCAAGCTGACCCTCGACGTCCGGTACCAGGGGCAGAACGCGAAGCCGGGCGAAGCCGGCAGCCTCGGCGCGCTCGATGTCCAGGCCGAGGTGGTCGACGCGTACGGCGCCGGCGTCGTCGTGGACTTCGGCGGCGTGCCGGCGGCGGACGGTCAGACCCACACCCTGAGCGGGAAGGTCGACGCCGAAGGCGGAACCATCGCTTATCCGCTGCGGATCACGGCGCTGTCCATCGCCTACCACGCACCGCTGTGCTCCTTCTACGACCAGCAGGGCAATGTCGTCCCGAACTGCGCCGTCCAAGCCGGCGGCGAGGGCAACGCCCAGAACGTCACCGTGGACGTCGGGAACCTGACCGCAGACGGACAGCCCGCAACGCTCCCGGCCGGGATCCAGGCGCACGCCTTCGGCGAGGCGAAGCCCGGCAGCACCGATTCGGACACGTCCGGGACCAGCGCCGCGCAAGCCGCCTACAGCGTCGGGACGACCTCCGGCTCCGGGCTCGTGCACTTCACCGAGTACTCCGGCTTCGGGACCTCGACCGCGCCGATCGTCACGCACACCGTGGATCTGTCGCGCTCCGACGCCTCCGTCGGCGACGTCCCGGTCCTGGCCTCCACGCAGCTGCTGAACACCCTCGGTCTGAAGGTCGGCGACTCCTACACCACCAAGGCTTTCGGGCCCGAGACGCGCGTGCACTTCGTCGGCTCGGTGCAGGCGATGCCCGCGCCGTACCGCGTCGGCGATCCCGCTCCCGGCGCTCCGGCCGAGAACGCCGCGCTGATCGTGCCGATCGGCTTCCTGGACCGGGGGGACCTGGTGTCCAAGTCGGTGAACGAGCAGCTCGAGTGGTGGGCCAAGGCAGGCGGGGGCACGTCGCCGACGCAGCTCGCCGATCGCTACCGGGCCCTGCACAACGGCGCGCTGGTCGCCGCGCCGGCCGTCAGCGACCGCACCGCGCAGGCCGCGGTCATCCGGGACGACCCGATCCGCAGCGGCATGAAGCTGACGCTGGTGATCGCCGCCGGCGCGGCGCTGCTGTTCATCCTCATCGGCTTCGCGCTGCACTCGGTCATCGCCATGCGCGAGCGCACCACCGAACTGGCTCTGCTCAACGCCCTGGGACTGTCCAAGCGCCGCACCGCCGCGATGCTGCTGGCCGAGAACCTGCTGCTGGTGGTCCTCGGCATGGTCGGCGGCGGCGCGCTGGCGGTGCTCACGATCCGATCGGAACTGCCCTTGCTGATCCTCACCGACTCCGGACAGGTGCCGATCCCCAAACCGGTGACCGTGGTGGACCTGCCGGCGCTGGCCGGGGTCGGGGCGGTGGCCGCCGTGCTGCTGCTCGGGCTGGTCGCGCTGGTGTCGCTGACGCGGCGCACGGACGGCGTCGGCGGCACGCTGCGCCTGGGGGAGGACGGCCGATGA
- a CDS encoding STM4011 family radical SAM protein codes for MELSILYRGPLASCDYDCGYCPFAKRRDSPETLRADRAALERFVAWVIAQSEDQINVLFTPWGEGLTRSWYQRALVELSRLDHVGEVAIQTNLSSRTAWTAGADLDSLALWCTYHPDQVSYERFLGRCHELRDSGVRFSTGIVGLPEHLDAARRLRADLPDDVYLWVNAAEGHTYTDEEAEPWAEIDPLFPVSRFPHASQGHACRAGESVISVDGDGEVYRCHFVSRTEPTERLGNLYDGSYRQALRARLCPLTQCDCHIGYVHMPELGLYDTFAGGVLARIPAGATVLRPEPVLKPVPLLKSAGAAGTRPR; via the coding sequence ATGGAACTGTCGATTCTCTATCGCGGCCCGCTGGCGAGCTGCGACTACGACTGCGGCTACTGCCCCTTCGCCAAGCGTCGCGATTCGCCGGAGACGCTGCGCGCCGACCGCGCGGCGTTGGAGCGGTTCGTCGCGTGGGTCATCGCGCAATCCGAGGACCAAATCAATGTTCTGTTCACGCCCTGGGGAGAGGGACTGACCCGGAGCTGGTACCAGCGCGCCTTGGTCGAGCTCAGCCGCCTCGATCACGTCGGCGAGGTGGCGATTCAGACCAATCTGAGTTCGCGGACCGCGTGGACGGCGGGCGCCGACCTGGATTCGCTGGCGCTGTGGTGCACGTACCATCCCGACCAGGTTTCTTACGAGCGCTTCCTCGGCCGCTGCCATGAGCTGCGGGATAGCGGCGTCCGCTTCAGCACCGGGATCGTCGGGCTGCCGGAGCACCTGGACGCTGCCCGGCGTCTGCGCGCCGACCTTCCCGACGATGTCTATCTGTGGGTCAACGCCGCCGAGGGACATACCTACACCGACGAGGAAGCCGAGCCCTGGGCCGAGATCGATCCGCTGTTCCCGGTCTCGCGCTTTCCCCATGCCTCGCAGGGGCACGCCTGCCGTGCGGGGGAGTCGGTCATCTCGGTCGACGGCGACGGCGAGGTCTACCGCTGCCACTTCGTCTCGCGCACGGAACCTACGGAGAGGCTCGGAAACCTTTACGACGGCTCATATCGCCAGGCGCTGCGGGCGCGTCTGTGCCCTCTGACCCAGTGCGACTGCCACATCGGCTACGTGCACATGCCGGAGCTCGGGCTCTACGACACGTTCGCCGGCGGGGTCCTGGCTCGGATCCCCGCCGGCGCGACTGTGCTCAGACCTGAACCTGTGCTCAAGCCCGTACCTCTGCTCAAGTCTGCCGGAGCGGCTGGTACTCGTCCTCGGTGA
- a CDS encoding STM4015 family protein, whose product MIDSECAALRQWGGLPVFTLPGQDLEDLADWPGDVEVPADTASWAWRVEVTEFDGLDYLELFDAFLRTMDTAATAAITAFIVGNWVTSDTMSLTSADVFAPLVAAADRFPNLRHLFLADIEAGQFEISWIKHSDLTPLLRAFPKLQTFGVRGSENLAWEQRAYPELRELTFQSGGLPPAVVRAVAASEFPELTDLELYLGDAEYFGGSEPTDLAGILEGTTFPKLRYLGLRDAENADDIAAAVAHAPIVSRLEVLDLSLGTLGDEGAAALLAGQPLTHLKKLDLHHHFISEPMQERLREALPGVDLDLSRHEEPDQWDDGEENRFVSVAE is encoded by the coding sequence GTGATCGACAGCGAGTGCGCCGCGCTGCGGCAGTGGGGCGGGCTGCCCGTGTTCACCCTGCCGGGCCAGGACCTCGAGGACTTGGCGGACTGGCCCGGCGACGTCGAGGTCCCGGCCGACACCGCGTCCTGGGCCTGGCGCGTGGAGGTCACGGAGTTCGACGGTCTGGACTATCTGGAGCTCTTCGACGCCTTCCTGCGCACGATGGACACCGCCGCCACCGCCGCCATCACTGCCTTCATCGTCGGCAACTGGGTCACCAGCGACACGATGAGCCTCACTTCCGCGGACGTCTTCGCACCCCTGGTAGCCGCCGCCGACCGCTTCCCGAACCTGCGCCACCTGTTCCTCGCCGACATCGAGGCGGGGCAGTTCGAGATCTCCTGGATCAAACACAGCGACCTGACGCCTCTCCTGCGCGCCTTCCCGAAGCTTCAGACCTTCGGCGTACGCGGCAGCGAGAACCTCGCCTGGGAGCAGCGTGCCTATCCCGAACTCAGGGAACTGACATTCCAGAGCGGCGGCCTCCCCCCGGCGGTGGTCCGCGCGGTCGCCGCCTCGGAGTTCCCAGAACTGACCGACCTGGAGCTCTACCTCGGCGACGCAGAGTACTTCGGCGGCTCCGAGCCAACAGACCTCGCGGGCATCCTGGAAGGCACCACCTTCCCCAAGCTCCGCTACCTGGGCCTGCGCGACGCCGAGAACGCCGACGACATCGCGGCCGCAGTGGCCCACGCCCCGATCGTGTCACGCCTGGAGGTCCTCGACCTCTCCCTGGGTACCCTCGGCGACGAGGGAGCGGCGGCACTCCTCGCAGGCCAGCCATTGACCCACCTGAAGAAGCTCGACCTCCACCACCACTTCATCTCCGAGCCCATGCAAGAACGCCTCCGCGAGGCCCTCCCCGGAGTCGACCTGGACCTCTCCCGCCACGAGGAACCCGACCAATGGGACGACGGCGAGGAGAACCGATTCGTCTCGGTCGCCGAGTAG